One Malus domestica chromosome 11, GDT2T_hap1 genomic region harbors:
- the LOC114819269 gene encoding uncharacterized protein isoform X2 — translation MRIQNSRSNFSQMNPPDTTPVAARLRSQHGSDDRFVVEEENRRIGWSSYTKKEFPAQVSSKDQLHDELEAASSTEIGPLNCLDKGKDVKHCMQMSTNPASEGQSEGEADKGKQFTACAGSQGSGEGVTSPVTAGIARPFSFSHLGNKLPFKKRRPYNYTETEVEMERDKVEDGLLEVKVEDGVMEAKERWVPVEVETENQLAEVKEDEPKEVKADDATADKEDESLEEGELREETEEETKKMGGHELFNEDEDYQRTQSIIRTVTCGSYVPHLAIDENQEDSKKEELGLEETAGEPIEKPRRGRKRRRSGASSSSDEPRQGRRELKRGRPKRMQDPVEANQGV, via the exons ATGAGAATTCAAAATAGCCGGTCAAATTTCTCTCAGATGAATCCACCTGACACCACACCTGTGGCTGCTCGTCTTCGTTCACAACATGGTTCAGATGATCGCTTTGTAGTTGAAGAAGAGAATCGGCGCATTGGATGGTCCAGCTATACAAAAAAAGAATTCCCTGCTCAAGTTTCAAGTAAGGATCAATTGCATGATGAGTTGGAAGCAGCAAGCAGTACAGAAATTGGGCCTTTGAATTGTCTTGATAAGGGGAAAGATGTGAAACATTGCATGCAAATGAGTACAAATCCG GCCTCAGAAGGGCAGAGTGAAGGAGAAGCAGATAAAGGGAAACAATTTACTGCATGTGCTGGTTCTCAGGG GAGTGGAGAAGGCGTAACTTCTCCAGTTACAGCTGGGATCGCtcgtcctttttctttttcccacctAG GTAACAAACTTCCGTTTAAGAAAAGAAGACCTTATAACTACACAGAGACTGAAGTAGAGATGGAAAGAGATAAAGTAGAAGATGGCTTGCTAGAAGTAAAAGTGGAAGATGGGGTAATGGAAGCAAAAGAAAGATGGGTGCCTGTAGAAGTTGAAACGGAAAATCAGTTAGCAGAAGTTAAGGAAGATGAGCCAAAAGAAGTGAAGGCTGACGATGCAACAGCTGACAAGGAAGATGAATCACTCGAGGAGGGGGAACTGAGAGAGGAAACTGAGGAGGAGACAAAAAAAATGGGTGGGCATGAACTCTtcaatgaagatgaagattacCAGAGGACTCAGAGCATTATCCGCACTGTTACCTGTGGGTCGTATGTACCTCATCTGGCCATTGATGAGAACCAGGAGGACAGCAAAAAAGAAGAACTTGGTCTAGAAGAGACAGCAGGTGAACCAATTGAGAAGccaagaaggggaaggaagaggCGCAGATCTGGTGCTAGCTCTAGCAGCGATGAGCCTCGTCA GGGAAGGCGAGAACTAAAGAGAGGAAGGCCAAAGAGGATGCAAGATCCAGTTGAGGCAAATC AAGGTGTGTAG
- the LOC114819269 gene encoding octanoyltransferase LIP2, mitochondrial-like isoform X4: MRVSRNLEVLKMGTISYLEALKLQEKLVADRKSHKIPDTLVSLQHPPTYTLGKRLTDHNLLIPETELKRIGAELHYTQRGGDITFHGPHQAILYPIIALHDMGLGARKSVEKLESTMIDLASLYGVKACPGNKCETGVWVGERKIGAIGVQISYGVTSHGLAFNMDPYLSYFKQIVPCGIANKDVTSLRRETGLALPTEDVVQDQLISCFARQFGYGDLVWKDAASVSSDNGETE, translated from the coding sequence ATGAGGGTTTCGCGAAATCTTGAGGTCTTGAAAATGGGCACTATCAGCTATCTGGAAGCACTTAAGCTGCAGGAAAAGCTGGTAGCTGATAGAAAAAGTCATAAGATTCCAGATACCCTTGTGTCCCTGCAACATCCACCTACATATACCCTTGGCAAACGACTAACCGATCACAATCTGTTGATTCCGGAGACTGAACTCAAAAGAATAGGAGCTGAACTGCACTACACACAAAGAGGAGGAGACATTACATTTCATGGTCCACATCAAGCCATCTTGTATCCCATTATTGCTCTTCATGATATGGGGCTTGGTGCTCGTAAATCTGTGGAGAAACTTGAGTCGACTATGATTGACTTGGCTTCTCTGTATGGCGTGAAAGCTTGCCCTGGAAATAAATGTGAAACGGGGGTTTGGGTTGGAGAGAGAAAAATCGGAGCCATTGGTGTACAGATTTCGTATGGAGTCACCTCTCATGGGTTGGCATTCAACATGGATCCATATTTGAGCTACTTTAAGCAAATTGTGCCTTGTGGAATTGCAAATAAAGACGTTACATCATTGAGAAGGGAGACGGGCTTGGCGCTGCCTACGGAAGATGTAGTTCAGGACCAGttgatttcttgttttgcaAGACAATTTGGTTATGGTGATCTTGTATGGAAGGATGCTGCGTCAGTATCGTCAGACAATGGGGAAACTGAATGA
- the LOC114819269 gene encoding octanoyltransferase LIP2, mitochondrial-like isoform X3, with translation MHNWLYSGLQEMRVSRNLEVLKMGTISYLEALKLQEKLVADRKSHKIPDTLVSLQHPPTYTLGKRLTDHNLLIPETELKRIGAELHYTQRGGDITFHGPHQAILYPIIALHDMGLGARKSVEKLESTMIDLASLYGVKACPGNKCETGVWVGERKIGAIGVQISYGVTSHGLAFNMDPYLSYFKQIVPCGIANKDVTSLRRETGLALPTEDVVQDQLISCFARQFGYGDLVWKDAASVSSDNGETE, from the coding sequence ATGCATAATTGGTTATACAGTGGTTTGCAGGAAATGAGGGTTTCGCGAAATCTTGAGGTCTTGAAAATGGGCACTATCAGCTATCTGGAAGCACTTAAGCTGCAGGAAAAGCTGGTAGCTGATAGAAAAAGTCATAAGATTCCAGATACCCTTGTGTCCCTGCAACATCCACCTACATATACCCTTGGCAAACGACTAACCGATCACAATCTGTTGATTCCGGAGACTGAACTCAAAAGAATAGGAGCTGAACTGCACTACACACAAAGAGGAGGAGACATTACATTTCATGGTCCACATCAAGCCATCTTGTATCCCATTATTGCTCTTCATGATATGGGGCTTGGTGCTCGTAAATCTGTGGAGAAACTTGAGTCGACTATGATTGACTTGGCTTCTCTGTATGGCGTGAAAGCTTGCCCTGGAAATAAATGTGAAACGGGGGTTTGGGTTGGAGAGAGAAAAATCGGAGCCATTGGTGTACAGATTTCGTATGGAGTCACCTCTCATGGGTTGGCATTCAACATGGATCCATATTTGAGCTACTTTAAGCAAATTGTGCCTTGTGGAATTGCAAATAAAGACGTTACATCATTGAGAAGGGAGACGGGCTTGGCGCTGCCTACGGAAGATGTAGTTCAGGACCAGttgatttcttgttttgcaAGACAATTTGGTTATGGTGATCTTGTATGGAAGGATGCTGCGTCAGTATCGTCAGACAATGGGGAAACTGAATGA
- the LOC103416263 gene encoding uncharacterized protein codes for MRIRGRRIVKPPPPLTSSVGSSEDPPAQQDEQEVSSLPFNGAIFLSYQRYLHDQYIKENTAGCVSEDKVISDSCAAQRRGSISNAAVPARQNVIVISSDDDEPALRNEKVDPDEVTSRRIRRRMDSRDVNMGRSNCAHNEMTQAGHARVRTSVVARARGMHSLMRNLNLMPSRPRFEEELIKNVNGEAKNAQRKRFRLLSEFYGV; via the exons ATGAGAATCAGGGGCAGACGGATCGTCAaaccacctcctcctctaactAGCTCAGTTGGTTCATCAGAAGATCCCCCAGCACAGCAAGATGAGCAAGAGGTTTCATCATTGCCCTTCAATGGTGCTATTTTTCTGTCCTACCAAAGATATCTGCATGATCAGTACATTAAAGAG AACACTGCTGGATGTGTATCTGAAGATAAGGTGATCTCAGATTCCTGTGCTGCTCAAAG GAGGGGAAGCATCTCAAATGCAGCTGTACCTGCCCGACAGAATGTAATCGTCATATCTTCTGATGATG ATGAACCTGCACTGAGGAACGAGAAGGTAGACCCGGATGAAGTCACCAGCAGAAGGATTCGCAGGAGAATGGACAGCAGGGATGTCAATATGGGAAGATCTAACTGCGCACACAATGAGATGACTCAGGCGGGACATGCACGCGTACGCACCTCAGTTGTGGCAAGAGCTAGGGGCATGCACAGCCTTATGCGCAACCTGAACCTAATGCCTTCTCGTCCCAGATTTGAAGAGGAGCTCATTAAGAACGTTAATGGTGAGGCAAAGAATGCGCAAAGGAAAAGGTTCAGGCTTCTGAGCGAATTCTATGGTGTTTAG
- the LOC103447104 gene encoding G-type lectin S-receptor-like serine/threonine-protein kinase LECRK4 — protein sequence MAVALSVEMLLFSSLFLLPISVISQNNGRVAVGSSLTATTGNSSSWLSPSGDFAFGFSPHGNNHLFMLSIWYAKIPDKTVVWHAYKDSNPVVAPGGSILNLTANSGLVLNNPQGGEIWKSGTTSGIVANGVMNDTGNFVLQGENSGSLWETFSNPTDTVLPGQTIERNGKLSSRQSETNYAKGRFQLRLQDDGNLVLNTVNLPTDFANNPYFDTATTTGTVPGSEGKRLVFNSSGYMFVLRENGGRFDLTGPQGVSVRDNYIRATLDFDGIFTLYSHSKNFTGNASWRSPLWYTPDNICLTRGAGVCGNNSICKLKPDNRPTCECPKGFSFLDPNDIYRGCKPDFKQGCEEDELQGPRKDLYDVEVLTNTDWPNSDYVQINSSTADKCNESCYQDCLCAVAVFRSETCWKNKLPLSNGRVDVNLNSQVFIKVRKDNATRQSPPKPIPDDKEKSQKSVIRVESVLLGTSILVNVVLSSALCLGFFFIFWKKPERPSTDIVLDSNLRSFSYEELQEATNGFKEELGKGAFGVVFKGVMQIGSGVEVAVKKLNCFTGDTVDVEKEFKTELTVIGHTHHKNLVRLFGYCDEGQQRLLVYEFLSNGTLASFLFSDIKSSWRQRIEIADGVAKGLLYLHEECRTQIIHCDIKPQNILLDDYYTPLISDFGLAKLLLMNQSQTLTAIRGTRGYVAPEWFRSLPITTKVDVYSFGVVLLEIICCRRSVDNEGNCVEKAILTYWVYDCYIEGELDAVVDHEVEALGDRTTLEKFVMVALWCTQEDPSLRPTMMKVVQMLEGVAEVPVPPCPSPYTR from the coding sequence ATGGCAGTGGCTCTTTCTGTAGAGATGCTTTTGTTCTCCTCATTGTTTTTGCTACCAATTTCTGTGATTTCCCAAAACAATGGAAGAGTAGCAGTTGGGAGTTCTCTAACTGCAACTACAGGCAACTCCTCATCATGGCTTTCTCCATCCGGTGATTTCGCGTTTGGATTTTCGCCCCATGGAAACAATCATCTTTTCATGCTTTCGATATGGTATGCGAAAATCCCAGACAAAACCGTAGTTTGGCATGCATATAAGGATAGCAACCCCGTAGTTGCACCTGGGGGATCAATTTTGAACTTGACTGCCAACAGTGGACTAGTTCTTAACAATCCTCAGGGTGGAGAGATATGGAAATCCGGAACAACCTCCGGGATTGTTGCGAACGGGGTAATGAATGACACCGGAAACTTTGTCCTTCAAGGCGAAAACTCGGGGAGCTTGTGGGAGACCTTCAGCAATCCTACAGACACCGTTTTGCCTGGGCAGACAATTGAGAGAAATGGGAAGCTTTCGTCTAGGCAATCGGAGACTAACTACGCAAAAGGGCGGTTCCAGCTGCGCTTGCAAGATGATGGAAACCTTGTGCTCAACACCGTCAACTTGCCAACAGATTTTGCCAACAACCCATACTTCGACACGGCAACGACCACAGGAACTGTGCCAGGTAGTGAAGGTAAACGATTGGTGTTCAACAGCTCAGGGTACATGTTTGTTCTGAGAGAAAATGGTGGAAGATTCGATCTTACAGGGCCACAGGGAGTCTCGGTGAGGGACAACTACATAAGGGCAACTCTTGATTTTGATGGGATTTTCACTTTATATTCTCACTCGAAAAACTTCACTGGAAATGCAAGCTGGAGAAGTCCTCTGTGGTATACGCCGGATAATATTTGCCTAACACGGGGCGCTGGTGTTTGCGGTAACAACAGTATCTGTAAGCTCAAACCAGATAATAGGCCAACCTGCGAATGCCCAAaagggttttcttttcttgatccGAATGATATATACCGAGGCTGCAAACCCGATTTTAAACAAGGCTGTGAAGAAGATGAACTGCAAGGTCCCAGAAAAGATTTGTATGATGTCGAAGTGCTGACAAATACTGATTGGCCAAACTCAGATTATGTGCAGATAAACTCTTCTACCGCCGACAAGTGCAACGAGTCCTGCTATCAAGATTGTTTGTGCGCTGTTGCTGTTTTCCGGTCTGAAACCTGCTGGAAAAATAAGTTACCTCTCTCGAATGGGAGAGTGGATGTCAATCTTAACTCACAGGTCTTCATAAAAGTCCGAAAGGATAATGCCACTCGGCAGTCTCCTCCAAAGCCAATTCCAGATGATAAAGAGAAGAGCCAGAAATCTGTGATACGCGTGGAATCAGTATTATTAGGTACCTCTATCTTAGTTAATGTTGTCTTAAGTTCTGCTCTCTGTCTcggttttttcttcattttctggAAGAAACCTGAAAGACCTAGTACCGATATTGTTTTGGACTCGAATTTGCGCTCTTTTAGCTATGAAGAGCTACAAGAAGCTACAAATGGATTCAAGGAAGAATTAGGAAAGGGTGCTTTTGGAGTGGTTTTCAAAGGGGTGATGCAAATTGGTTCTGGTGTCGAAGTGGCGGTGAAGAAGCTAAACTGCTTTACGGGCGATACGGTGGATGTCGAGAAGGAGTTTAAAACAGAATTGACTGTAATTGGTCACACGCATCACAAGAATCTGGTTCGTCTTTTTGGATATTGTGACGAGGGGCAACAGAGATTACTAGTTTATGAGTTCTTGAGCAATGGCACATTGGCAAGCTTTCTTTTTTCTGATATCAAATCGAGTTGGAGACAGCGAATTGAAATCGCTGATGGCGTTGCCAAGGGGCTTTTGTACTTGCATGAAGAGTGCCGCACGCAGATTATCCATTGTGACATAAAGCCGCAGAACATACTTCTCGATGATTATTACACCCCTCTGATCTCTGATTTTGGATTGGCAAAACTTTTGCTGATGAATCAGAGCCAGACTCTTACCGCCATCCGAGGAACAAGAGGTTATGTTGCACCTGAGTGGTTCAGGAGCTTGCCAATCACCACCAAAGTTGATGTATACAGCTTTGGTGTTGTGTTGCTGGAGATCATTTGTTGTAGGAGAAGCGTTGACAATGAAGGTAATTGTGTAGAGAAAGCAATTTTAACATACTGGGTTTATGATTGCTACATTGAAGGAGAACTAGATGCTGTTGTAGATCATGAAGTCGAGGCCTTGGGTGATCGAACGACACTGGAAAAGTTCGTGATGGTTGCGCTTTGGTGTACTCAAGAAGATCCATCTCTGAGGCCTACTATGATGAAGGTTGTGCAGATGCTTGAAGGAGTTGCCGAAGTGCCTGTTCCGCCATGTCCATCCCCATATACCAGATAA
- the LOC103431138 gene encoding G-type lectin S-receptor-like serine/threonine-protein kinase LECRK3, with amino-acid sequence MAMAFSVRMLLFSSLFLLPIYVFSQNNGRVVVGSSLTASTGNSSSWLSPSGDFAFGFSPLGNNDLFLLSIWYAKIPDETVVWYAYDGNNPIVAPRGSVLNLTANSGLVLNNPQGGEIWKSETTFGIVENGVMNDTGNFVLQDQNSGSLWETFSNPTDTVLPGQTIEKNGKLSCRQSETNYAKGRFQLRLQDDGNLVLNTVNLPTDYANNPYFATNTTAGTVEGSQGKQLVFNSSGDMFVLRENGGRFTLTGTQGVSVRDNYIRATLDFDGIFALYSHPKNFTGNASWSNPLWYKPDDICLTLREVLGVGVCGYNSVCKLKPDNRPTCECPKGFSFLDPQDIYRGCKPDFIQGCEEDELRSPRKDLYDVEVLTNTDWPTSDYVQLNSFTADECNESCYQDCLCAVAVFRSETCWKKKLPLSNGRVDVSLNSQTFIKVRKDNATLQSLPKPIPDDKEKRRKSVIRVESVLLGTSIFVNFVLSSALCLGFFFIFRKKPVRPSTDIVLDSNLRSFSYEELREATNGFKEELGKGAFGVVFKGVMQIGSGVEVAVKKLNCVMADVEKEFNTEVNVIGHTHHKNLVRLFGYCDEGQQRLLVYELLSNGTLASFLFSDIKPSWRQRIEIVYGVAKGLLYLHEECSTQIIHCDIKPQNILLDEYYTARISDFELAKLLMMNQSQTHTAIRGTKGYVAPEWFRNLPITTKVDVYSFGIVLLEIICCRRSVDMEGNCEEKAILTYWVYDCYIEGVLDDVVDHEVEALGDRTTLEKFVMVAIWCIQEDPSLRPTMRKVVQMLEGVAEVPVPPCPSPYTR; translated from the coding sequence ATGGCAATGGCTTTTTCTGTACGGATGCTTTTGTTCTCCTCATTGTTTTTGCTACCAATTTATGTGTTTTCCCAAAATAATGGAAGAGTAGTAGTTGGGAGTTCTCTAACTGCAAGTACAGGCAACTCCTCATCATGGCTTTCTCCATCCGGTGATTTCGCGTTTGGATTTTCGCCCCTCGGAAACAATGATCTTTTCTTGCTTTCGATATGGTATGCGAAAATCCCAGACGAAACCGTAGTTTGGTATGCATATGACGGTAACAACCCCATCGTTGCACCAAGGGGATCAGTTCTGAACTTGACTGCCAACAGTGGACTAGTTCTTAACAATCCTCAGGGTGGAGAGATATGGAAATCCGAAACAACTTTCGGGATTGTTGAGAACGGGGTCATGAATGACACCGGAAACTTTGTCCTTCAAGACCAAAACTCAGGGAGCTTGTGGGAGACCTTCAGCAATCCTACAGACACCGTTTTGCCTGGACAGACAATTGAGAAAAATGGGAAGCTTTCGTGTAGACAATCGGAGACAAACTACGCAAAAGGGCGGTTCCAGCTGCGCTTGCAAGATGATGGAAACCTCGTGCTCAACACCGTCAACTTGCCAACAGATTATGCCAACAACCCTTACTTCGCCACGAACACCACCGCAGGGACTGTAGAAGGTAGTCAAGGTAAACAATTGGTGTTCAACAGCTCAGGGGACATGTTTGTTCTGAGAGAAAATGGTGGAAGATTCACTCTTACAGGGACACAGGGAGTTTCGGTGAGGGACAACTACATAAGGGCAACTCTTGATTTTGATGGGATTTTCGCTTTATATTCTCACCCGAAAAATTTCACTGGAAATGCAAGCTGGAGTAATCCTCTGTGGTATAAGCCGGATGATATTTGCCTAACACTTCGTGAAGTCCTGGGCGTTGGTGTTTGCGGATATAACAGTGTCTGTAAGCTCAAACCAGATAATAGGCCAACCTGCGAATGCCCAAaagggttttcttttcttgatccGCAGGATATATACCGAGGCTGCAAACCCGATTTTATACAAGGCTGTGAAGAAGATGAGCTACGAAGTCCCAGAAAAGATTTGTATGATGTCGAAGTGCTGACAAATACTGATTGGCCAACCTCAGATTATGTGCAGCTAAACTCTTTTACCGCAGACGAGTGCAACGAGTCCTGCTATCAAGATTGTTTGTGCGCTGTTGCTGTTTTCAGGTCTGAAACCTGCTGGAAAAAGAAGTTACCTCTCTCAAACGGGAGAGTGGATGTCAGTCTTAATTCACAGACCTTCATAAAAGTCCGAAAGGATAATGCCACTCTGCAGTCTCTTCCAAAGCCAATTCCAGATGATAAAGAGAAGAGACGGAAATCTGTGATACGAGTGGAATCAGTATTATTAGGTACCTCTATCTTTGTTAATTTTGTCTTAAGTTCTGCTCTCTGTCTTGGGTTTTTCTTCATATTCCGGAAGAAACCTGTAAGACCTAGTACCGATATTGTTTTGGACTCGAATTTGCGCTCTTTTAGCTATGAAGAGCTACGAGAAGCTACAAATGGATTCAAGGAAGAATTAGGAAAGGGTGCTTTTGGAGTGGTTTTCAAAGGGGTGATGCAAATTGGTTCTGGTGTCGAAGTGGCGGTGAAGAAGCTAAACTGTGTTATGGCAGATGTCGAGAAGGAGTTTAACACAGAAGTGAATGTAATTGGTCACACGCATCACAAGAATCTGGTTCGTCTATTTGGATATTGTGACGAGGGGCAGCAGAGATTACTAGTTTATGAGTTATTGAGCAATGGCACATTGGCAAGCTTTCTTTTTTCTGATATCAAACCAAGTTGGAGACAGCGAATTGAAATCGTTTATGGCGTTGCGAAGGGGCTTTTGTACTTGCATGAAGAGTGCAGCACGCAGATTATCCATTGTGACATAAAGCCGCAGaacatacttctcgatgagtaTTACACCGCTCGGATCTCTGATTTTGAATTGGCAAAACTTTTGATGATGAATCAGAGCCAGACTCATACCGCCATCCGAGGAACAAAAGGTTATGTTGCACCTGAGTGGTTCAGGAACTTGCCAATCACTACCAAAGTTGATGTATACAGCTTTGGTATTGTGCTGCTGGAGATCATTTGTTGTAGGAGAAGCGTTGACATGGAAGGTAACTGTGAAGAGAAAGCAATTTTAACGTACTGGGTTTATGATTGCTACATTGAAGGAGTACTAGATGATGTTGTAGATCATGAAGTCGAGGCCTTGGGTGATCGAACGACACTGGAAAAGTTTGTGATGGTTGCGATTTGGTGTATTCAGGAAGATCCGTCTCTTAGGCCTACTATGAGGAAGGTTGTGCAGATGCTTGAAGGAGTTGCCGAAGTGCCTGTTCCACCATGTCCATCCCCATATACCAGATAA
- the LOC114819269 gene encoding CAX-interacting protein 4-like isoform X1 — translation MRIQNSRSNFSQMNPPDTTPVAARLRSQHGSDDRFVVEEENRRIGWSSYTKKEFPAQVSSKDQLHDELEAASSTEIGPLNCLDKGKDVKHCMQMSTNPASEGQSEGEADKGKQFTACAGSQGSGEGVTSPVTAGIARPFSFSHLGNKLPFKKRRPYNYTETEVEMERDKVEDGLLEVKVEDGVMEAKERWVPVEVETENQLAEVKEDEPKEVKADDATADKEDESLEEGELREETEEETKKMGGHELFNEDEDYQRTQSIIRTVTCGSYVPHLAIDENQEDSKKEELGLEETAGEPIEKPRRGRKRRRSGASSSSDEPRQGRRELKRGRPKRMQDPVEANQGCVDIAPRRGRSKGDTEASFHSYNRYPRRGCSKKDTEESFSPNKRKPRRGRSKRSTEESPHSNTRYSLDTEESSSSNNRKTRRGHPRRSTEESPDSNNRNAEMPKPKRGGQRG, via the exons ATGAGAATTCAAAATAGCCGGTCAAATTTCTCTCAGATGAATCCACCTGACACCACACCTGTGGCTGCTCGTCTTCGTTCACAACATGGTTCAGATGATCGCTTTGTAGTTGAAGAAGAGAATCGGCGCATTGGATGGTCCAGCTATACAAAAAAAGAATTCCCTGCTCAAGTTTCAAGTAAGGATCAATTGCATGATGAGTTGGAAGCAGCAAGCAGTACAGAAATTGGGCCTTTGAATTGTCTTGATAAGGGGAAAGATGTGAAACATTGCATGCAAATGAGTACAAATCCG GCCTCAGAAGGGCAGAGTGAAGGAGAAGCAGATAAAGGGAAACAATTTACTGCATGTGCTGGTTCTCAGGG GAGTGGAGAAGGCGTAACTTCTCCAGTTACAGCTGGGATCGCtcgtcctttttctttttcccacctAG GTAACAAACTTCCGTTTAAGAAAAGAAGACCTTATAACTACACAGAGACTGAAGTAGAGATGGAAAGAGATAAAGTAGAAGATGGCTTGCTAGAAGTAAAAGTGGAAGATGGGGTAATGGAAGCAAAAGAAAGATGGGTGCCTGTAGAAGTTGAAACGGAAAATCAGTTAGCAGAAGTTAAGGAAGATGAGCCAAAAGAAGTGAAGGCTGACGATGCAACAGCTGACAAGGAAGATGAATCACTCGAGGAGGGGGAACTGAGAGAGGAAACTGAGGAGGAGACAAAAAAAATGGGTGGGCATGAACTCTtcaatgaagatgaagattacCAGAGGACTCAGAGCATTATCCGCACTGTTACCTGTGGGTCGTATGTACCTCATCTGGCCATTGATGAGAACCAGGAGGACAGCAAAAAAGAAGAACTTGGTCTAGAAGAGACAGCAGGTGAACCAATTGAGAAGccaagaaggggaaggaagaggCGCAGATCTGGTGCTAGCTCTAGCAGCGATGAGCCTCGTCA GGGAAGGCGAGAACTAAAGAGAGGAAGGCCAAAGAGGATGCAAGATCCAGTTGAGGCAAATCAAGG GTGTGTAGATATTGCCCCAAGAAGAGGTCGCTCCAAGGGGGATACAGAGGCATCATTTCATTCATACAATAGGTACCCAAGAAGAGGTTGTTCCAAGAAGGACACAGAGGAGTCCTTTTCTCCAAACAAAAGGAAGCCAAGAAGGGGTCGCTCCAAGAGGAGCACAGAGGAATCACCTCATTCAAACACTAGGTACTCTCTCGATACAGAGGAATCGTCTTCTTCAAACAATAGGAAGACAAGAAGGGGTCACCCCAGGAGGAGCACAGAGGAATCACCAGATTCAAACAatag GAATGCTGAAATGCCAAAGCCTAAGAGGGGAGGCCAAAGAGGGTGA